In Anolis sagrei isolate rAnoSag1 chromosome 5, rAnoSag1.mat, whole genome shotgun sequence, the DNA window GCATTACAATAGTATATTCAGTAATGCACTAATTTCTTAAAGTTATCCAAAAGACCTATATTTTTAGGCATTTTTATAAAGCTACTGCATTTAAGTAGTTAAAAATCACTGTGGAGACATTCAGAATGGTTGTCTGCAAAGAGAACTGCTGAATTTGGTGAGAATTTACATCAGTAATTAAGTTGCATAGCTATGCTTATATATTGTTTGTCCTGTAGTATGGATTTCAGATTGCAAGCCAAGAGATAATTTATGTTTCCATAGAGCTGCTTTTGTGATTAGGGTGGAGAATTTCACATGTCATCTTGGAGCAGGTTCTCAGCAAGGTTATTGCCACTCCcttaaccggggggggggggggggggaatcctgacTATGAAGATTTAGTCATCAATGCAGGTTTCTCCTGCTATTTCAGCTACACTTCTCCAGTGGGTCCTCAGACTCTGTGGGGTCTAAATGGGTGATTTCCACCGACTGTGGGTCTTTATGTCCTATAAACTGCCAGTACAATAAATTGCACTAGTTTCTGTGAACAAGATCGGGATTGCATTATCACAGTGAGCAAGATGCAACTGAAAAGGGATGAGATTGGGGACACCTATCTCCAATCATGTGAGAGGAGTAGGTTTACATTTATCTTGTTTGTTCAgaagttaaaatattttaataatactgATTTACTGAATAAAGTGCGGTAGATTTTAGCTTTTGAAAGTGAATGGACAGGAACAAGGAATCTTTATAAATTCTTTGTGGTATCTGCTTGGCTCTTGACAATACTGATCAGCTTTGTTGCAGCATTTTGACTTAAAGTGCTCTTAAAAGAGGGACTAACATGAAAGTCATCTGCTCTCCATTTTTCAGGATGAGTTAATCTTTTTAATGAGCTCTCTCTCCCCTCAACCTCTACATAGCAGCAATAACCCAAGTTGACATTTTTACCCTTTAGCCAGGAAAATGCACATGGTCTCTTTCGCAGACAATACCCAGTTCAATTGTATCTGCTTGCTAAAAGGATTATTTGCACAAATAGAAAACAGTAATATGTTCTTCATGATGTAGACCTTGAGTCACATGCTGGTTAGTGATTTAATAGCTATTTGCTTATTCCATTCAGTTTACCATGTAAATCTTCATATTCATTTTACAACTACTTCTACAAAGTGTCATTCATAACCAACAACATTGTAATAGAAACTGAAATTTGTATGAAATCTGTTGTTTGACATGCATACTTGTATTTAACACTGTGTATTTAACACTATACACAGTGTGTATTTGCTTACATGTTTTTGCTATGGATGAGTTTTGAATTATAGTTCTAGGACACATGTGAAAAGGCTCTCTAGCAAAagcattaattaattttaaaagaggATGTCTACACATAGCTATAACTCAGGCATTGTGGGTAGAACTAAGAAAAGGAAGGTAGGATTATACACGACTTGaagaaacatctggaggagaacaATCTGGATCCTCTTTCCAGTGTCAAAGGCTATAAATGTGGGCTGCTAGGAGATGACAGCACAAATTCTCTGTCAACTAGGTTGGGAAAGGCATGGAGGGGGAAACAAAGAATCTTAGGCCttaaagaggaaggagaatttGAGCTTGGATTCACACCGTGTAGTGAATGTACCAAATCCATTATTCCCCATCTTTCAGCATCCTTTCAACACAAAGTGACTCTTTTTTGCTAAAATATTTGACAGAAAAATGGCCTAAGAGTAGTGTCACTCAAAGCAGTGATGTGCAGGATGGTAGCATTAGCTTCTGGGCCTGTTGACAGTTTCCAGGAGACTAaacatttattttgtgtcaaaagcattacataaataaattagcataaaaatgataaaatagagatgtaaagaacctccgacaatgctaatGAAACTGCCCTCAAAGTGTAaagagacgctaccaactagtgaggaagcgcctaagtttaggagagaggagccactaattagtaaaaggctctggtattaaaggctctgtttgtgttgtgaggtaattttggtagagtgggtgcacagaatgtaaaactaatggagatgaggcagttttaaaaccaaagagaacaaatttatttttaaacaaagcgtatggttgcaatatgaagatgttaagcttggcatatacttgatggttacatgtaacttggttgcgatacaattcagactttcgatgttacaacttataaactcttgctgtggtgaagcgctttattagccagtgttccctgctgtgaatattctctctgtttgatctatactggatcaaataacagatttccagtcttccaccgactggcgatcctaaaaagcctctgttagttctttccaACCAAAGCAATCTAACAGAGTTTTCCACTTCAGCTTCccagctgaagaaatctctactattcacgaacactaaacctGACTCTAcccttcttcactcctcagagtctcttccctgactctgctactctctcagagtccctttCCTGACtaactctaactgtcactttctaaaacctttttctctctaagctcctcccacctcctcttctgccttgtttccatggtaacacatttctcacagctaggctgctccagccttagggcaaccaatgtaaacttaaatacagttataagcatattcttataaacacttctgtacaagaGAGAAcaaaagtggctaaataattttagaccaaaaactagcaacagcaaccacattgcctgtagctttaaacaattcttcctctgtgcatgagccAGGGTATTGTGGGCAGGcataggtagtgccatttagccaggttgtcttttgatctaccaACTCCACTTCTCAGTCTATTCAAGGTCTTCCaaattgcccatttttggtttgcccctggaggcaaacCCTTGtgtggggccatccagttgggatttcctgatttagtgCCCAAAGGGATACTCATGCTGTTGCTGaggaaacattaagaggagtggtgcaAAAATATTTCACAAATAAGCAAATGAAATAATATCGCACAAATATGGTATGTGTCTGGGACTGCTGATCAACCATGTCAGATAGCTTGAAAAGCCATACCTTGGAGTACAGTTTCAGTGTTGTACGTTTCTGGGACTTAATTCTCTTTTCTTAGATTTCTTCAGAGAAGTGGTGTCACTTTCTGTCTCCTCTTTCCTCTTGATTACTTATTTGTGGGAGCTTATTTTAAGCAAGGCTGAATGTCATTCCACAACATTTTGCTGTTTCATAGTCTAATTCTTCACTATAGTTCAGACAGAATAAGATTAAATTTAAGatttctttgtgtatttttaGTAATAAAAACTGCTGTCAGTGGTATACTGGTCTGATTTTGACCACACAGCTGCATTTTGAGCTCAAATTAATTTACCGACTGAAATAGTCAGTATTTGGAAGTGTGCATGGAGATGCCAAGAAGTTAAATTGAGTATATTATAACTGATGGATATTAAGCTTGTACAGTTAATGAATGCTTTTATACTATACTGAGTAGTAGTAACATCCACTTAATCATAAACTTAATTGTTAACTTTAAATTCCGTCTTGCTCTCTTTGCAGTGTACTCGTCAAATTATATCTGAGAAATTGGGCCGAGGCTCACGAACAGTAGATTTAGAATTGGAAGCACAAATAGAAATTCTGCGGGATAACAAAAAGAAGTATGAGAATGTCCTGAGGCTGGCCCAGACCTTGTCAACTCAACTTTTCCAGATGGTGCATACCCAAAGACAGCTTGGAGATGCATTTGCGGACTTGAGTTTGAAATCACTAGAACTCCATGTAAGATTTTGTTTGCAATATATAGAATTATTGGTTATCTTTACATTAGAAATGTCTAAATTTGTATTGGAAATGTTGAGTGAATTCAGGTATTATCAGAATAAAACAAGATTAATTTTTGACTTACATTTAAACACTAATATTAATTGATCTCctcctgttttaatatttgtaatattgTTGGTGTATTGATGATGCTCCTTTTAGAAGTGTTGCTTTCCCAAAGCAATTGGTGGTTTTATATATATCACATCAAAGGAAAAATGGCTGACTCCTTTTGGCACCCCTCCCTGCTTATCTTGCCATGTCTTACCAAAAGTGCAGTCCATCACTCCATTTACCACCTTCCCACAATGAAGACTTCCTCCTGCTGTCCTATTTTAACCACCTCCTCACGTCTCTTCTTCTACTGTGACATTTAAACCCTTTTCCTGCCAAAAGTGAAAGGAGAAACAAGAAAATTGATCATTGGGAAAGGGGTTTAAACTACAGCAAAGGCTTTATAGTGGGAATGTGAGAAAGGGAGTAATGGACAGATGCTGTTTATGAGACAGAGTCTGTAGCATTCATATTAGATGGGGACTTACAATACTTGTGGTgtttccacttttgtgggggttTCTGGCACCTCACTCCTTTGAATATGGGAGATGGGACTGTATTTTAAACAGAGAAGACACTTTTGGGAGAATCTGAAGTTCAGTAAGTTATTTGCATTGGCTGTTTTAAGGTGAGCTTTAAAAATCTCCTGATCACTGTAATTATATTAGGGCTGTGGTTTCTAACCGGTGgtccacaaaaatgaaaatatggcctgcggcctcatcattactacaccgttgcttcgaaaccacacggcaacgagagtgactggtttcatgaaaccctcttatagtgccgaggctacCGTGATGTCAAAagtggagaggctgactacccacaaaagattactactaccatgaTTCATagcccctttggtactaatgttggagagtggtctgtggtcaaaatggtccctggtcaaaaaaaggttgggaaccactgtattagggTGACATTCAGTAACATAATTGCACTTCCTTTCTGTCAACAGGAGGAGTTTGGATACAATGCAGATACTCAGAAGCTTCTTGCTAAAAATGGTGAAACACTACTTGGagcaattaatttttttattgccaGCGTGAACACTTTGGTAAATAAAACTATTGAAGATACATTACTAACTGTGAAGCAATATGAAAGTGCCAGGTAAATATaggtcttattttattttttgtccttTACAAATACATAGCTTTGGGAAATACATTTGCCATTTGTTTGATTTTGAGTTTCGATCAATTCTGACATGGATTTCACTTAACGTACTTGGAACAGATCCATTAATATAGAAGATTAAATAAAATCCTATAGATTATAGTCGATATTTTGTAATTAATTATGAATCAAACCCATTGCCCACAAAAACCTATTTTAATCCTACATATAGATGCTGTAACTGCAACAGTTTATTTATGCATATGAGATGTTCATGTTATGgaatcaaagtttttttttgatAGTTTTCCCTGTTCTGCAGAAATGGAAATCATTCAGCCCTTACCagcatgttttgtttttgcttttgctaGCTAAGGATGCTAGAAGTGACCTGAATAATAGCCAGTGGGCCACATGGTTCCTATCTCTTTTGTAGCTGCCCATTTCCTATTATTGAATCAACAGCCTTCTGTTGTTATTAAACTACTTGCCTCTTTGAGAATAGGAATTCATGTCAGGAAGAATTGTAAAGAAAGTTCTTTCTCGGAAATGAATTACTTCTGTATAAATGACttaagcattgcataaataccctaaaagcaccagatcctctCTGAAACTTAACAGAGTCAGCCCTAGTGAGACTTGGATGAGGaaccaccaaggaataccaggtgctgtaggctatattttgagGAAAGAGcttgcaaaaccatctctgagaatTCTTTACATAAGAAACCCCTATGCAGTTCCAGGGGCTGCCTATTAGTAAATAAGCATCTTGAaggtatatatgtgtgcacacacaaaTTGCTTATACATAACCTACGTTCTGATGGGGGTGAAACTGAATATTTCATATCcacaaaaaagatttaaaattatACTCTCCATATGATTTACAATTGAGTATATTTAATTTTATCCTGAACATGAAATTGATTAGATTAAAGTGGGTTATTGTATCTTACTGTGCTATACGCATGAAAGCGGAAGTATTtcataatactattaataatgtTGAATATGGTGAGTcctattgtagttttaaaagtgGTTGTTGGTTTGCATGAAGTCTGTAGCAGTCATGTTGTAGAtgcaaaaagagaaaggagaagcctACTGtcttacaaacaaacaaaggcacaaaaagTGGAAGTAATTTGGTTTCTTTATCAAACTGATGCAAAGAGTAGAAATGTATCTTATTGTTCCTTCTATCCTGGTCCTTTTGATGTTAAATagctttacagcagtggttctcaaccttcctaatggcacagccccttaaaacagttcctcgtgttgtggtgacctccaaccataaaattacttttgttgctacttaatatctgtaattttgctactgttatgaattgtgatgtaaatatctgatatgtaggatgtattttcattcactgaaccaaatttggcacaaatccccagtacactcaaatttgaatgctgatgggcttgggggagggggggtgggtggttcattttgtcatttaggagttgttgttcctggaatttatagttaacctacaatcaaagagcactctgaacccagcctaCATAGGATCTGCACCatccttgcatgctctccctcaaccACACATGTGCACTATTCTGCTGTGTggcaagcatgcctgctctcccctccctgcttggagtctcagaaacagctctccccttggctgagaagccagccaatcacagcagaagaggaCTTTGGGTGGGAGAATTCACTGTCCATTTCCgaaaaggacaggtggagagatcttcagccttttctgcaaaaggggttcttaagaccatgagaaatatgtgttttgttatggtctttggtgacccttctgaaacccccttgtgaccccccccccccagggatcccaactcccaggttgaaaaaAAACTACTTTAAGGGAATCAGGTTTTGAATAGGGGTGGATAAAAATAAGGGGTTCTCCCTATTTAATAATTTTAGAAATGTAAAATTCAGTTTCTGTCCTTCCCAAATGCATTTCTTTGCAAATTACAGTTGTTTTTACTTGTAAAAATTGGAAAGGTGCAGTCCAAGTATTGTCATAAAATATAATCTAAACTAGGTATTACCATTGCTTTCTGCAAGTTTGTGCAGATTGTTTTAACTCTTTCTTCTTCTTAGGATTGAATATGATGCTTATCGCACTGATCTAGAAGAACTGAATCTTGGCCCACGTGATGCAAATACTTTGCCAAAGATTGAGCAATCACAGCAACTGTTCCAGATACATAAAGAGAAATACGACAAAATGCGTAGTGATGTATCAGTTAAATTGAAGTTTTTGGAGGAAAACAAGGTAAGGGACTTGTTTTCCTAATACATGCTATATTATTTATTAGCTGTGCAAAATTCATTCTGAAATAAAATTCATTCTGTAATCTAATCTGATTTTGAATAACAATAAAACAGgtttgatttatttaaaaaaatacttaaatTGTGGTCAAATGCTAAGTAATGTTTTGAAATCAATGAGACTTTTTAAATTTACTGTGATTAATTTACTTCCCTActgattttgtttttattctgtacTGCATTTTTACTCCTTTGTTTTACTGTACACAAACAGTTACAGTATTAAACTTAACACGATAGAATGAGGAAGTGACAGTGCTCTCTGCTATTCATAAGGATCTTTTGATTCCTGAAAATAAAATGTAGAAATTCACATTTCAGAAAGGGAAAGACTAGAATGCTGCTTGTAGTTTTCAATAGCAAGGTGCAAAGACAAAATTTTAGCCTCTGCCACTGATAACAATTTATTACAAATGTCATGATGGTTCATCACAGCTATTAATAGTAGTGATTATCTTGTACGACAAACAAAAGTGAGAGATAATCATGGTTAGTAGACTTTAAAACAATTGTGTTTGATGAACTATGGTGGGCAAAAGGAGGGATTATACTTGTACTTGATTCATTCCAGTGGCTGCAGTATGGCCCAAAAGATATATTAAGATTTCCTTTTCTGGCATACTAAGAAATCAAAGCCTGCAATTTAGGACAATTGGTCCATGTACATGGGTCAGCATGATTGCATTCCAGTTCTACTGCTTGGAAACAATTTTCTACTGCTTAGAGACAATTTTCTAACCAAAGACAGAAAACAGTATTTCGTCTAACTATGTGGTATGGAACAGACATGCGTATTCTCATGGAAACAAGTCTTGTGGAAAGTCTGAACAGATGCAAGTGAGAGCCCATCAGAACTACTCTGACAAGTGGTAAAAACAAGGAAACACTTATTTGATAATGCAATATCTTAGTATTATTCATCAGGGTTGAGTGGATGCTGGAAGACTTACTAAGATCTAAGACAGTATAGGTGAATTTCTGGTATCAAGACTTGGATCCTGTTATTAGTGCTGCTTCCTGAAATACCATTTGGTTTTGTTAGATGAGCATTAGCTCTTTTAAGCCTAGAGAAATGGCTTTTTCTATTTAACCTGGAGGGCTGTCAGTTTCAGTCAACGAGATTGGAAATACCCCATTGAAAATGGGAGTATTCAACAGCTTCTAAAGAAAGCTAGGCTGAACATCTTTAAGGATGTTCAAACTCCCTCATTCTGGGCTGGAACTAATTACCATAATCAATTTATCTTGGGGAAAATTGTCTTGTTCATCCTTTGGATATCTCCATGAGAGGAGCACAACTCTGTTTATATTCTTGGACACTTCAATAGTTTTTTATACTATTAGTGATGATACTCTGGATAAGCTGTTTTGATTGGTCATGGGTGGCAGCACTTGGCAATGATTCTTTTCCTTCTTAGatgcacatttaaaaaatatgGTGGTAAGAGATAATTGCCTAATTCTGCTCTTCCTTTCTTGCTGTTTAACAGGAATGTTACATGGAGAGGCTGTCTAGAGATTTTGTCTGTGATGTAGCCTTTATAtagataactagctgtgccctgccacacgttgctgtggcctatagtaaaacttatcaaagttgaggtagatatctggactattatgaaagagaggtccctacctattccttcccccttttcctccccctttctctcctttcttccttctctacctctttctttctttccttctttcactacttggtttcatccttctctctttccttcattccctccccctttcttcctttgcctttcttccctccctgtttgcttccttctttctctttttattttcttttatttcaccaccatcataacaataacaataatgcaatgcattgcctctgggacctgacacctctcccattccccctaaaagggtctcagaggaacaatagcatcatcataataatagaaataacaacctttacccgccacgtgttgctgtggccaatcttccctctttctctccttctttccctccttccttccttccttccttccttcccatctttccttctcctcttctttctctatctctttccttccttccccctttttctttctcttctgctgtctctctttccttccatctttccttttctttccttttcttcttcctctaactttccttccttccccctttttctttacctccctttctctttcttccttctttccttccttcctgtctttcctagattttgacagggcgggaaggggcggggtggggtttagaggtggcgtgaagtaaaaggaggtaagattggggcaggggagtgatggagcgtggggttgcgtgtgtgtgtgcgtcagcggggggagtgatggagcgtggggttgcgtgtgtgtgtgcggcggcggggggagtggggttgcgtgtgtgtgtgcggcggcagggggagtggggttgcgtgtgtgtatgcggcggcgggggagtgatggagcgtggggttgcgtgtgtgtgtgcggcagggggtgtgtgtgtgcgggaagcggcgcggcggggcttggagtgggcatggtttccgcagagggaacgttggccggaaggccatgtgcgcgcgccagggaacttgcggctgggcgccaatgcgcatgctcagttgttttgccgttttgtgagtgtgttgttgtgttgtttttcattttgagtagatatgtttgtaccttgtgggttgtgttatgggcatgggaattttggttaagtttcgttggggtttttttgagttttgttcttttgccgttttgtgagtgtgttgctgtgttgtttttcattttgagtagatatgtttgtaccttgtgggttgtgttatgggcacggggattttagttaagtttcgttgggggatttttgagttttgttgttttgccgttttgtgagtgtgttgttgtgttgtttttcattttgagtaggtatgtttgtaccttgtgggttgtgttatgggcacggggattttggttaagtttcgttgggggatttttgagttttgttgttttgccgttttgtgagtgtgttgttgtgttgtttttcattttgagtagatatgtttgtaccttgtgggttgtgttatgggcacgggaattttggttaagtttcgttgggggttttttgagttttgtttcctcgttggatgcccctaacaaatttatatatatagatacccaGGTTTATTGTGTTGTGTGGTAGTCCTAACACAGACATGACTGGCCATGCTTTCATAATGGTAATAGACTAAATGAGAACACGAGAAGTCTAGTCAGTCAGGCCATCCAAGACACATGTTTTGATTATTGGTTCGTTCATGTGTTGAATAATAGTCAATTTGGGACAATAAATGGACTAAAAATCAGTTTGTGATTGGAGGCTACATATTCGTCCAGCTCTTTTATTAGGGGATCAACATAGCTTTATGGTCATGAGTTCCTTTTGCCTGCCATGTCTAATACCGCAGCTGTAGCCTTTGTAGTTCCTAAGAGAGGTTTGCCTGACATGATCCTTGTGTTCTGTTGTGCACCAGATGAAGACCTTGCAATTCACCCAGGCCCTTTAAAAAGCATTTATTCTGGGCTTCTTACTTTCAAACTATATGTCATTTATCTTGGGATTTCTGTGAGACTGTTTGTacttgtgttgttgaaagctttcatggccagaatcattgggttgctgtgagttttccgggatgcatggccatgttccagaagcattatctcctgatgtttcacccatatctgtgacagtcatcctcagagattgtgaggacaagtctacatagagaccaccaaatgcagtgcctaaacacgaatcaaggaacatgaaaggcactgcagactaaatcaaccagagaagtcagccatagcagagcacttgatgaaccaacctgaacacagcatattatttgagaacacagaaatgctggaccactctaacaaccactatgtcagactacacggagaagccattgaaatccacaagcatgtggacaatttaaacagaaaggaggaaaccatgaaaatcaacaaaatctggctgccagtattttaaaaactctaaaatcaggacagtcaataaagaacaactctgaaaacaggggaattccagacatgaaataatcaaggccagcttacacctcccaacaaaggattcccctaggcaggaatcagccagaccttgaagctgcaaggcttttcaatgctaattaaggtgattaatggcaacattcacacttgcatccaacagacaagagttctttaacccaccctggaccttccacagatatataaactcgcTGGCCATTTTCCAATATACctaaaaacctctgaggatgcctgccatagatgcaggcaaaacatcagttccagaatgcttctgtaacatggccatacaggctggaaaactcacagtgaccCAGTGTTGTacctggattttttttgttttttttaaattctatAAATGTAGTGGTCTGTTCTATATTTAAACTGTTTTGGTttattttaaaccattttaatatttttgtcatgCTGCCACATGTTTGTTTTGAATTGTGACAGAGAGTACAGCACAGAGCCTTTGTGACATTTAAGGGAGGAATGAGGAGAGGGGGCATTTTGGTACCTCCTCATGGTGGATAATAACTGATAACATCATTACTTTTCTGAGGCTTGGAGAACATGTTTATAGTGTCTTCTTAAAATagaggtgtgtatgtgtgcattttaaaactattttaatgcatttcaaagTAACATTTGACTTTAAAGTAACATTTCGATGGCTTTTGGTAGGCGATACCCCAGTGCATCTAGCAGAGCCTTCCAGAACTGCCATAGACAGCTTCACTTGAAATTTTACACCAAATGTGTGGAATATAGCCATTTTAAAATCTTTCCTGCTTGATGCTGCACATTTGCAGAGATCTGCAAATGTGCAGATATGGGTGGTTACATTTAATGAAGCACAATCTGTGCAACTAACACTAGGCTGGTATAACAGGTAGTTCTACCACCTGTCAGGACCGCTTGACGACTTGCAGACTTACTTGTGCACAATGTCACTACAGATTTTATTCATTGTGCAGGGAGCAAAAGTTATCAACTTATCTTCACATCTGAAGAGCTAACAAACCACCTTTCCCTCAGGGCACCTATGAAGTCATCATGCCAGGAGTCAAAAGAAAATCAACCTTAGAAGGACTGGTGTTCAAATTATTATTTCCTGAAAACAAAGTGAGGGGGTTCTGTTCATTGAAAGAAGGGAGCATTTGCAAAACTGGGAAACCACTTTGATTTTACTTCACCAAAACCAGCATTGATGTGGTCTTTATTTAttgatcgtgtcagaagcgaattgagggtacagttttaatgtatttaaaaacataaacaaagttgagaatttggcattatactaaatgtcctttgaccaaaagctggccacttggagtgcctctggtgtcactgtaaggaggttaagaaggtcctctgttgtgcatgtggcagagctcaggctgcactgtagtaagtagtctgtggtttgtgCTTGTCCACTCTcgaatgttgtggactccactttgtagcttcatttctgaagattggctctgcatttcatggtgccagagcacagtcagttcagcaccttccaagtcgtccagtcttctgtgtgcccaggggagagtgtatcatctggtatcagccatagattgagattctgggtttagcctgccacttttgggctctcgctttctgaggtgttccctgcaag includes these proteins:
- the ARFIP1 gene encoding arfaptin-1 isoform X3, whose product is MSEHSDNSTTVDGPHQAPEDVQSDSEGVSMAQESPKNSAAEISVTSNGELEDAQEHSFNRDFKRSLQAGLGLSETQITSHGFDSTKEGIIEAGPFQGNVRIQQKSGPVVLAEETKNPAMEKLELVRRWSLNTYKCTRQIISEKLGRGSRTVDLELEAQIEILRDNKKKYENVLRLAQTLSTQLFQMVHTQRQLGDAFADLSLKSLELHEEFGYNADTQKLLAKNGETLLGAINFFIASVNTLVNKTIEDTLLTVKQYESARIEYDAYRTDLEELNLGPRDANTLPKIEQSQQLFQIHKEKYDKMRSDVSVKLKFLEENKVKVLHNQLVLFHNAIAAYFSGNQKQLEQTLKQFHIKLKTPGVDAPSWLEDQ